One genomic segment of Kiritimatiella glycovorans includes these proteins:
- the hydG gene encoding [FeFe] hydrogenase H-cluster radical SAM maturase HydG, whose amino-acid sequence MSTLKEKIIKPDEITKYMDGDRDFIDDGAIERTLAQHCDPDPTQVRDILAKSRAVETLTPDETAVLLHVEDPELLEEMRQTAREVKLKVYDNRIVTFAPLYMSNLCVNNCAYCGFRTGNPDAVRRKLSMDEVRRETEALAGEIGHKRLIVVYGEHPETGAEYIADTIRTVYDVEVPVRHGKGCIRRVNINAAPMSIDDLRMLHDVGIGTFQVFQETYHHDTYASLHPADTIKGDYRWRLYCMHRAFEAGVDDVGIGTLFGLYDWRFEVMGLLQHARELEDKFNIGPHTISFPRLEPAGGSPLTRHPRHRVSDEDFRRLVTVLRLAVPYTGLIITARESAELRDEVLVHGCTQTDASTRIGIGAYSETDEDQHEERQQFMLGDTRSLEELIVALAEKGIITSFCTAGYRCGRTGECIMDLLRTGQEGRFCKLNAVLTFREWLDDFASEEARTLCEPVVQQEIAEIRERVPQVYEKFMEHYHRTAAGARDLYF is encoded by the coding sequence ATGAGCACACTGAAAGAGAAGATCATCAAGCCCGACGAGATTACGAAGTACATGGACGGCGATCGCGACTTCATCGACGACGGCGCGATTGAGCGGACCCTAGCCCAACACTGCGACCCCGATCCGACGCAGGTGCGCGACATCCTCGCCAAATCCCGTGCCGTCGAGACGCTGACCCCGGACGAGACGGCGGTGCTGCTGCACGTCGAAGACCCGGAACTGCTCGAGGAGATGCGCCAGACCGCGCGCGAGGTCAAACTCAAGGTCTACGACAACCGCATCGTGACCTTCGCCCCGCTCTACATGAGCAACCTGTGCGTCAACAACTGCGCCTACTGCGGATTCCGAACGGGCAATCCCGACGCCGTACGGCGCAAGCTATCGATGGACGAAGTCCGCCGCGAGACCGAAGCGCTCGCCGGCGAGATCGGGCACAAAAGGCTGATCGTCGTGTACGGGGAACATCCCGAAACCGGGGCGGAGTACATCGCCGACACCATCCGTACCGTCTACGACGTCGAAGTCCCCGTCCGTCACGGAAAGGGCTGCATCCGCAGGGTCAACATCAATGCGGCCCCGATGTCGATCGACGACCTCAGGATGCTTCACGACGTCGGCATCGGCACGTTCCAGGTCTTCCAGGAAACCTATCACCACGACACCTACGCCTCGCTGCACCCCGCCGACACGATCAAGGGCGATTACCGCTGGCGGCTCTACTGCATGCACCGGGCCTTCGAGGCCGGCGTGGACGACGTCGGCATCGGCACACTGTTCGGCCTGTACGACTGGCGTTTCGAGGTGATGGGGCTGCTGCAGCACGCCCGCGAGCTGGAGGATAAATTCAACATAGGACCGCACACCATCTCGTTTCCGCGGCTCGAGCCGGCCGGCGGCTCGCCGTTGACCCGCCATCCGCGGCACCGCGTATCCGATGAGGATTTCCGCAGGCTGGTTACGGTGCTTCGGCTGGCGGTGCCCTATACGGGACTCATCATCACCGCGCGCGAATCGGCGGAGCTGCGCGACGAGGTGCTGGTGCACGGCTGCACGCAGACCGATGCCTCGACGCGGATCGGGATCGGCGCATACAGCGAGACGGACGAGGACCAGCACGAGGAACGCCAGCAGTTCATGCTGGGCGACACGCGCAGCCTCGAGGAACTGATCGTCGCGCTGGCGGAAAAGGGGATCATCACCTCCTTCTGCACCGCAGGCTATCGCTGCGGCCGCACGGGCGAGTGCATCATGGACCTGCTGCGCACCGGACAGGAGGGCAGGTTCTGCAAGCTCAACGCCGTACTCACTTTCCGCGAGTGGCTCGACGACTTCGCAAGCGAGGAGGCCCGCACACTCTGCGAACCCGTGGTTCAACAGGAAATCGCGGAAATCCGCGAGCGAGTTCCGCAGGTGTACGAGAAGTTCATGGAGCACTACCACAGGACCGCGGCCGGCGCGCGGGATCTGTACTTCTAG
- the hydE gene encoding [FeFe] hydrogenase H-cluster radical SAM maturase HydE: MHSDNSMDRPAIEQRLRETRADRLADLWQRADETRRREVGDEVHLRGLVEISNHCTRRCRYCGIHADNRTLPRYRMRAEEILEAAQRAAEFKYGTVVLQAGEDPALDRPFIANVIRRLKEDLGLAVTLSLGERNEGDLAAWREAGADRYLLRFETSRRDLFERIHPRGPHSVDRFEQLAVLRRLGYETGSGVMIGIPGQTFADLARSLARFAELDLDMIGVGPFIAHPDTDLGRGAADCPPAPESDQVPPSERMAYKVLALTRLVRPDANIPSTTAISTLDEHGRELGLERGANVIMPNLTPMRYRRLYEIYPAKSCLAEDPATFDAELKRRLRAIGRVPGRGRGDRVR, from the coding sequence ATGCATAGCGATAACTCCATGGATCGCCCCGCAATCGAGCAGCGGCTGCGTGAAACGCGCGCGGACCGGCTGGCCGATTTATGGCAGCGGGCCGACGAAACACGACGCCGCGAAGTCGGCGACGAGGTCCATCTGCGCGGACTGGTCGAGATCTCGAACCACTGCACGCGCCGCTGCCGCTACTGCGGCATTCATGCGGACAACCGCACCCTGCCGCGCTACCGGATGCGGGCGGAGGAGATTCTCGAAGCCGCGCAGCGAGCGGCCGAATTCAAATACGGCACCGTCGTCCTGCAGGCGGGCGAGGATCCCGCGCTGGACCGCCCCTTTATCGCGAACGTGATCCGCCGCCTGAAAGAGGACCTCGGACTCGCAGTGACCCTGAGCCTCGGCGAACGGAACGAAGGGGACCTGGCGGCCTGGCGCGAAGCGGGGGCCGATCGCTACCTGCTCCGGTTCGAGACCTCGCGCCGCGACCTCTTCGAGCGCATCCACCCGCGAGGCCCGCACTCGGTCGACCGGTTCGAGCAGCTGGCCGTACTCCGGCGTCTGGGCTACGAGACCGGCAGCGGGGTCATGATCGGCATCCCGGGACAAACCTTCGCCGACCTCGCCCGCAGTCTTGCCCGGTTCGCCGAACTGGACCTCGACATGATCGGCGTGGGACCCTTTATCGCGCACCCGGACACCGATCTGGGACGCGGGGCCGCGGACTGTCCGCCCGCGCCGGAGAGCGACCAGGTGCCCCCTTCGGAACGCATGGCCTACAAGGTGCTCGCCCTGACGCGCCTCGTCCGGCCCGATGCCAATATCCCGAGCACGACCGCCATCTCCACGCTCGATGAACACGGGCGCGAATTGGGCCTCGAGCGCGGCGCCAACGTGATCATGCCCAACCTGACCCCCATGCGCTACCGGCGGCTCTACGAGATCTATCCCGCCAAGTCCTGCCTCGCCGAAGACCCGGCCACCTTCGACGCGGAGCTCAAACGCCGGCTGCGCGCTATCGGCCGCGTCCCCGGCCGCGGACGCGGCGATCGGGTGCGGTAA